The Triticum dicoccoides isolate Atlit2015 ecotype Zavitan chromosome 6A, WEW_v2.0, whole genome shotgun sequence genome has a window encoding:
- the LOC119314427 gene encoding phylloplanin-like isoform X1 has protein sequence MAANSLLLAALLVVVVSLAPRSAEADKQLPLALVAGVVPCSAGSSINVATVPPFPNAVVHMVCSGRVVAGAKADERGAFTMNMGTITSSLLAPLLGNQCKVVVVTPLAACNASLASVTGTLAAPVQLLDTDSGGGLGGLGGLIGLIGQIVGGLLGGILNIIPLPFSVV, from the exons ATGGCAGCCAATAGCCTTCTCCTCGCCgctctcctcgtcgtcgtcgtcagcctcgcGCCGCGCAGTGCGGAGGCGGACAAGCAGCTTCCACtggccctcgtcgccggcgtggtgCCATGCAGCGCTGGGAGCTCCATCAACGTGGCTACGGTTCCGCCGTTCCCGA ACGCCGTCGTCCACATGGTGTGCAGCGGCAGGGTGGTGGCCGGTGCCAAGGCGGACGAGAGAGGAGCATTCACCATGAACATGGGAACGATCACCTCGTCGCTGCTCGCCCCTCTGCTCGGCAACCAGTGCAAGGTGGTGGTGGTCACCCCGCTAGCCGCGTGCAACGCGTCCCTGGCCAGCGTCACCGGGACGCTGGCCGCACCGGTGCAGCTCCTGGATACTGATAGCGGCGGCGGCCTGGGAGGACTTGGCGGCCTGATTGGCCTCATCGGCCAGATCGTGGGCGGCCTTCTCGGTGGCATCCTTAACATCATCCCCTTGCCCTTCTCCGTCGTCTAG
- the LOC119314427 gene encoding uncharacterized protein LOC119314427 isoform X2, protein MAANSLLLAALLVVVVSLAPRSAEADKQLPLALVAGVVPCSAGSSINVATVPPFPRHISFSRPKLHATGNKSSAVPTPPSPAQHLQPCMDSFNVQSPLLPHLLPAHATAGLDACVLASLLSVRTYLLCVRRTGQCA, encoded by the exons ATGGCAGCCAATAGCCTTCTCCTCGCCgctctcctcgtcgtcgtcgtcagcctcgcGCCGCGCAGTGCGGAGGCGGACAAGCAGCTTCCACtggccctcgtcgccggcgtggtgCCATGCAGCGCTGGGAGCTCCATCAACGTGGCTACGGTTCCGCCGTTCCCGA ggcatatttccttcagccgccCCAAGCTCCACGCCACCGGGAACAAATCAAGCGCCGTCCCGACACCGCCGTCGCCGGCCCAGCACCTCCAGCCTTGCATGGACAGCTTCAATGTGCAGTCTCCCTTGCTGCCTCACCTTCTGCCAGCGCATGCAACGGCGGGGTTGGACGCGTGCGTGCTTGCTAGCTTGCTCTCCGTGCGTACGTACTTGCTCTGCGTGCGTCGCACCGGCCAATGCGCATGA